The Ananas comosus cultivar F153 linkage group 20, ASM154086v1, whole genome shotgun sequence region TGAGTTCTTCATATGGACTCATCTGATTCTCTTGATTTCAACAATCTAGGATCctcttctcttttatttattttgtttttgccATTGAGGCTTccttaattttaattgttttgatGCATGAATTTGGTAATAATGTTTGTTATCAAGTGGgtcttgtaaattttaattgagGATCCTAATTTGTGGTTCTTCCTAAGTTATTTAGTTTGAGAAATTCCTGTTTTCAGAATGATCTTGTGATTGTGAGTGAAATAGTTTCTGGAGATTCTCTTTTTGCTCAACTAGtttctgttttttattttgcagtaaaatatctatatttctttttttgcttgaaacTTTATCATTTTTGGTTTGTGAAACAATAACCTGAGGATTTTACAGGAAATTGAAGCAAAAAACAAGAAATTGCAggagacaaagaagaagaaactcaGGCTGTTGGGTGAAATCAAGTATTGCTACTTAGCTTATCCTTGCACTCTCGAATATCCTATTCCGATTTCTTAAAATTGCGCACTTAATGGATGTATCTTTATAATGAGTGGAATATTTAGGTTCTTGCGAGGAAAATTCAAGTGTTTCGCGAAAAACCCATCTCAGCGAACTCGGTGTAGAATCAAGAAACAATCTTACAAAATCATCGATAGGAAATACATAGTGGCTGAAGCTCCATCTACAAGCAACAGTGGAGTTTTAGATTTGAATCAAGTCTCGTTTCCGGTAATTGCAGAAAAGGTAAAACATCTGGACAATCCCGGTACTATCTTGATACTGCAATTAGTcgtgaaattttcatataaatacttagGGTCCCTGAACTTTCTCATAAATTATATTTCAATCCTGGACACTGAAACGACATGTGGCCTTTGCCTAAAAATGACCTTGAAACCTGTTTCAGGTGTTGTAaacaacaaaattattttatagaattGATTATGCGGTAATTTTACTCAACacaccgaaaaaaaaaagaaaaagaggggaTTTTGTCCAACCTCACTGATGGCATTGCAAATTCTGACAAAGTTCATAGTGTTCGTTGCCTGGTTTCAAACAAGAACCAAACTGTACAAAATCCAATAAAGCAATTTGGTTCAGTCTAAGTGGgtttttgtttggtttaatttttattttttgctgagatttggttttggtttggtcttcagattttgacaaaaaattgaaaagcgATATATATTTGTGCCCAATCTTTGTATAAAAATGAGTTCTGTATCCTACAGTTCTTGATCAACTTAGTGTGTCACCATGTCCACAGTTATCTCAAAAAGCTAGGTGTTCAATATCTAAGACCGTTCGAATCCTTACAGAAACCAAAACCGATTGGTTAAACTGAATCAAACCAGATTAAGTTTTGCTTGGCTCCCAGATGTCACGGACTTGAGCAAAATCACTTGTCAAGCCCGTGCGGCGCTTACCTTCCTTTGCGATGTGAGCAAGCCTGCCTCTCCGCTTACTGAGCCGAGCCTACTCATCCTACAActaagaacaagagagagagagagagagagttgggagGAAAGTAGTATTTTGTTACTTGAGAGTAGTAGACGAGTACAACTGAGTTATTCTAAGGTGGTGGAGGCCACAAGTATATATAGGCCACTCGCCGCCCAAGAGAGCAAATAGAAAGGCACAAAGTGGTGCAAAGCTACAAGCCAAACGGGAGGTTATGAGCTCTCAAGAAACTCCGTTTATTACATCTTCTAGAAAAACTAAGAGACATTTGACTCGGCTTCTGCGTCTGCAGTCTACATACCTGAGGATGCTTCTAGAATATTCTGGAAAAACCTCCGGCAGTAATCTCCTTTGAATTTTGGGTGATTGCAAAGGAGTAAACTGGGAAAAAGTCTTAAGTCCTTAACACAGCTGtttggtttggttcagtttacaGAACCATAAAACCAGAAATTTTGGTTCAGTTGAATTTTTGCTCAAAAACAACCTACCAAACCGAAATACATTCCTGTGTTTAAGTGAAAATTTCGGGCACTAAGTAGCATCACAATAGAACAGGGTTATCCATACATATTGTTCCTAGGAAAATTTCCATCAATAAAGCCTATATATTGATGTATAATTGTTTTTCTCTATTAACTTATACTTCTTACTTGTTCCAGAACAGTGAGGGAATGGACTATAAGGTGGATCGAGAGCCTCTGAACATAGAGAAGCCGAAAGAGCGCATAGTCGATGGAAGTACCGTGGTTAATGATATTAAATTATCGGTGTGTAGAGATTTAGGGAACAATTCAAACAGGGTGGGTAAGAGGAAGATTACGTGGCAGGATCAGGTAGCTTTGAAGGTCTAGTTGTTTGTTGTGCCGTGtgtttcttttgttgttgtttttttccccctttgttcttgctCCAAGTAGATGGTTTGTTGAGGAACAAATGAGGTTCTTGTGATGGGAATATACATGTTGCTTAGCGGAATGGCACAATTGTAGCATAATTTGGATATAGACATAGTTTATCATAATCATAATATAGAAggaaatttattcaatttattagTGATTGTTAGAGTATGGAAATTAGTGTTTACTTTGTTGTTCTATATGacttttttatttggaaaatatGCGACTCTTCCAAATGAGCTGCATTAACTCTTGCAATTGTTAGCCCCTAATTTTGTTGATTTCTTATAATGATCTTCAATCACATGGAAGCAAAATGACTCAAATacctcaaacattaaccaaacATTCAGAGCAATTGCGACATTTTGAATCATTTTGCTTTTGTATCATTTAATATTGTCAAGGAAATTATATAGACTTGAGGGCTAGGTGGCTGCTTATTGCAAATCTTTAAAGTTCATATGACGCAATCGGGTGAATGTTGACGGGGGTGATGGCGTATTTTCCACTTTTCTTGATACAATAATGGCTGTTACTCATATGTTTGAACAGCAACAGTCATTTGTTCGttgataataatta contains the following coding sequences:
- the LOC109726093 gene encoding uncharacterized protein LOC109726093 gives rise to the protein MVGRRMVKKRGKVPMELSPSSSCFPDDEYMPRTRLKRQNLLQDYEDSIKEIEAKNKKLQETKKKKLRLLGEIKFLRGKFKCFAKNPSQRTRCRIKKQSYKIIDRKYIVAEAPSTSNSGVLDLNQVSFPVIAEKNSEGMDYKVDREPLNIEKPKERIVDGSTVVNDIKLSVCRDLGNNSNRVGKRKITWQDQVALKV